The following are encoded together in the Vigna angularis cultivar LongXiaoDou No.4 chromosome 9, ASM1680809v1, whole genome shotgun sequence genome:
- the LOC108346963 gene encoding LOW QUALITY PROTEIN: FCS-Like Zinc finger 3-like (The sequence of the model RefSeq protein was modified relative to this genomic sequence to represent the inferred CDS: inserted 1 base in 1 codon), translating to MATFPSPPSPSSSSSIPSPRSSMFYYARSENHYEEPHFLQACFLCRKPLGQNRDIFMYRGNTPFCSKXCRQEQIEIDDAKEKTWKLSSKRGVRQSENSQNNSTTNKAVRTGTVAVA from the exons ATGGCTACTTTTCCTTCTCCCccttcaccttcttcttcttcctcaattCCTTCTCCAAGATCTAGCATGTTTTACTATGCTAGAAGTGAAAACCACTATGAGGAACCTCACTTCCTTCAAGCTTGTTTTCTTTGCAGAAAACCACTAGGCCAAAACCGTGACATCTTCATGTACAG AGGGAACACACCATTTTGCAGCA GATGCAGGCAGGAGCAAATAGAGATTGATGACGCAAAGGAGAAAACTTGgaagctttcttccaaaaggggTGTGAGACAATCAGAGAACAGTCAAAATAATTCCACAACAAATAAGGCTGTGAGAACAGGCACAGTGGCAGTGGCATAA